A region from the Desulfoglaeba alkanexedens ALDC genome encodes:
- a CDS encoding ABC transporter permease, producing the protein MMNTTLIIARKESAQMLRSQRGMVWLLTFSGLLSAFSLLLVSNTELSLLDNAQVVYMMAGTVMAAGALLAAILGSDAYAGEKERGTLVPLLCAPVAPDALLAGKILGLLTAWGVMFVTSVPYLWAVGASGQNLGPALFYLALFGTPVVLGFGYLAMALSARTGSVMTSLLTTVTLLMLSASPLLIGPGLRGSVIGRALDAVNPFAGALNTFDSVIIDSEPFSVQTARLFLVAAWLGLCLLAARRSAARPDFQ; encoded by the coding sequence ATGATGAACACGACGTTGATCATTGCCCGTAAGGAAAGTGCACAGATGCTGCGCAGTCAAAGAGGTATGGTATGGTTGCTGACCTTCAGCGGCCTGCTGTCGGCGTTCAGCCTGCTCCTGGTGAGCAACACCGAGCTCAGTCTGCTCGACAACGCCCAGGTCGTCTATATGATGGCCGGAACGGTCATGGCGGCCGGAGCGCTGCTGGCGGCGATTTTGGGAAGCGACGCTTACGCCGGGGAAAAGGAGCGTGGCACTCTGGTGCCCTTGCTGTGCGCGCCCGTTGCTCCTGACGCCTTGCTGGCCGGAAAGATATTGGGCCTGCTGACCGCCTGGGGAGTCATGTTCGTGACCAGTGTCCCCTATCTTTGGGCCGTGGGCGCAAGCGGCCAGAATCTCGGCCCGGCCCTGTTCTACCTGGCGCTTTTCGGCACCCCGGTGGTGCTCGGATTCGGCTACCTGGCCATGGCGCTGTCGGCCCGAACGGGCAGCGTCATGACATCGCTGCTCACCACGGTCACCTTGCTGATGCTGTCCGCAAGTCCGCTTTTGATCGGACCGGGCCTGCGCGGCAGCGTCATCGGCCGCGCCCTGGACGCCGTCAATCCGTTCGCCGGAGCCCTCAACACCTTCGACAGCGTCATCATCGACAGTGAGCCGTTTTCAGTCCAGACGGCACGGCTGTTCCTCGTCGCCGCATGGTTGGGGCTCTGCCTGCTCGCGGCCCGGCGCAGCGCCGCCCGTCCCGATTTTCAATAA
- a CDS encoding glycosyltransferase family 4 protein, translating into MTTTLRIAYIINSVEGGGAELAVPALTRVMRDAGASVRVFALTRRDGRALPRMQAAGLDPLVREGGLQDHWQALRWLHREVRAWGATHLWTSLNRANTMGLLLGPYLGLPVICWQQAAHLRPWMRRLMRLLQSRAALWVGDSAYIADLTRQRLAVRKDRLMTWPIFAADPDQPVSAPWQPGQTLQLGSLGRLHPEKGYEELIKALALLRRQGFTPPCPIRLTLAGEGKERARLAALAARGGVADIVLPGYIDRPQHFLSGLHLYLQPSHSEGFCIAAHEAMVAGLPVLASAVGEIQFSIREGITGHTVPPRDVPALADRLGRMLAEPGRLHTMGAAARSLILDRFSISRFNAAGQAIMRRISATGA; encoded by the coding sequence ATGACCACCACCCTACGCATTGCCTATATCATTAATTCCGTGGAAGGCGGCGGGGCTGAGCTGGCCGTTCCCGCCCTCACCCGAGTGATGCGCGATGCCGGGGCGAGTGTGCGTGTCTTCGCCCTGACACGCCGGGATGGCCGCGCCCTGCCGCGGATGCAGGCGGCCGGGCTGGACCCGCTGGTACGCGAGGGCGGGTTGCAGGACCATTGGCAGGCATTGCGCTGGCTGCACCGGGAGGTGCGGGCCTGGGGTGCCACCCATCTCTGGACCTCGCTCAACCGCGCCAACACCATGGGTTTGCTGCTGGGGCCTTACCTGGGCCTGCCCGTCATCTGCTGGCAGCAAGCGGCTCATCTGAGACCCTGGATGCGCCGGCTGATGCGGCTGCTGCAATCACGGGCGGCGTTGTGGGTGGGGGATTCCGCCTACATCGCAGACCTGACGCGCCAACGGCTGGCGGTGCGAAAGGATCGGCTGATGACCTGGCCGATCTTCGCCGCCGATCCTGACCAGCCTGTCTCCGCCCCCTGGCAACCGGGGCAGACCCTGCAACTGGGCAGCCTGGGCCGGCTGCATCCAGAGAAGGGCTATGAAGAATTGATCAAGGCGCTGGCCCTCTTGCGCCGGCAAGGCTTCACCCCGCCCTGTCCCATTCGGCTGACCCTGGCCGGTGAGGGCAAGGAGCGGGCAAGGCTGGCGGCCCTGGCAGCCCGGGGCGGGGTGGCGGACATTGTGCTGCCCGGCTATATTGATCGGCCGCAGCACTTCCTGTCCGGGTTGCATCTCTATCTGCAGCCATCGCATTCCGAGGGGTTCTGCATCGCGGCCCACGAAGCGATGGTGGCGGGCCTGCCCGTGCTGGCCTCCGCCGTGGGGGAAATCCAGTTCAGCATCCGCGAGGGCATTACCGGCCACACGGTGCCGCCCCGCGATGTGCCCGCGCTGGCCGACCGGCTGGGCCGGATGCTGGCCGAACCGGGGCGGCTGCACACTATGGGCGCCGCCGCGCGAAGCCTTATCCTGGATCGTTTCTCCATCAGCCGCTTCAACGCGGCGGGTCAGGCAATCATGCGGCGGATCAGCGCAACCGGCGCCTGA
- a CDS encoding ABC transporter ATP-binding protein has product MINIENLRLSIEGKQILKGVDMHLRPGDTYGLLGPNGAGKSTTIFALLGLRVFESGRIGVLGGNPADDAVSIRRSVGVMPEKAGFYDWMTAPDYLKWYGRLYDFAPTEKDVAKMLEKVGLGAEAHRPIGTYSRGMKQRLAVARALTPHPKLLILDEPTNGLDPKGRREIHDLLVEFASDGKAGVLLCTHLLDDVDRLCNRIGIIDNGRTRLEGSIADLLAEQGGGQQYRLRLETEPDTGNLPAGMTVLGHEGGWWRVQVQVKPSEGPSPLWGELWRRGWKILEIRSEASSMEELYMSHTGQELHQTQEVA; this is encoded by the coding sequence ATGATCAATATCGAGAACCTTCGGTTAAGTATCGAAGGAAAGCAAATCCTCAAGGGCGTTGATATGCATCTGCGTCCCGGTGACACGTATGGTCTGCTGGGGCCGAACGGGGCCGGTAAGTCCACCACTATTTTTGCCCTTTTGGGCCTCCGCGTTTTCGAAAGTGGACGTATCGGCGTTCTGGGTGGCAACCCGGCGGACGACGCCGTTTCCATCCGCCGTTCGGTGGGGGTGATGCCGGAAAAGGCGGGGTTTTACGACTGGATGACCGCCCCCGACTATCTCAAATGGTACGGACGGCTCTACGATTTTGCCCCCACCGAAAAAGATGTGGCAAAAATGTTGGAAAAAGTAGGACTTGGGGCGGAAGCGCACCGCCCTATCGGGACCTATTCGCGAGGAATGAAGCAGCGCCTGGCCGTGGCACGGGCCTTAACGCCGCACCCCAAATTGCTGATTCTGGACGAGCCCACCAACGGGCTCGACCCCAAGGGCAGGCGCGAGATTCACGACCTGCTGGTGGAATTCGCCTCCGATGGAAAGGCTGGAGTGCTGTTGTGTACCCACCTGTTGGACGATGTGGACCGTTTGTGCAACCGGATCGGGATCATCGACAACGGCCGCACCCGGCTCGAAGGTTCGATTGCCGATCTGCTGGCGGAACAGGGGGGCGGTCAACAATACCGTCTGCGTCTGGAAACCGAACCGGACACCGGTAACCTTCCGGCCGGGATGACCGTATTGGGCCACGAAGGCGGCTGGTGGCGCGTTCAGGTCCAAGTCAAGCCGTCCGAAGGGCCATCCCCGCTTTGGGGTGAGCTGTGGCGGCGCGGCTGGAAAATTTTGGAAATTCGTTCCGAGGCGTCGAGTATGGAGGAGCTTTACATGAGTCATACCGGCCAGGAGCTACATCAGACGCAGGAGGTGGCATGA
- a CDS encoding MFS transporter, which yields MSTHAPLERIPASIWALGLVSLFMDISSEMIHSLLPLFLVVTLGASASTVGLIEGVAESTALIVKVFSGVLSDYLGKRKALAVFGYALGALTKPLFAIAPSAAVVFTARLLDRVGKGMRGAPRDALVADLAPSSMRGAAFGLRQALDTVGALLGPLLAVGLMLLWANDFRAVFWVAVIPGMIAVALLLFGVREPDRHVGEKRTNPLRRDNLGRLGGAYWWVVGIGAVFTLARFSEAFLVLRAQQRGIPVAYVPLVMVGMNLVYSESAYPFGRLSDRMNHGALLSLGLIVLVAADLVLATNGDWLTVAVGVSLWGLHMGITQGLLAAMVAAAAPEDLRGTAFGFFNLVSGIAMLIASAIAGLLWDSFGASFTFYAGAVFAALALMGVALNEWRQRPFSEVPR from the coding sequence ATGAGCACGCACGCCCCGCTCGAACGCATTCCGGCCAGCATTTGGGCCCTCGGCCTGGTGAGCCTGTTCATGGACATCTCGTCCGAGATGATCCACAGCCTGCTTCCCCTGTTTCTAGTCGTCACCTTGGGTGCCAGCGCATCCACCGTCGGCCTGATCGAAGGAGTGGCCGAGTCCACGGCTCTCATCGTCAAAGTCTTTTCCGGCGTACTCAGCGATTATCTGGGCAAACGCAAGGCACTGGCTGTTTTCGGCTATGCCCTGGGAGCGTTGACCAAGCCGCTGTTTGCCATCGCGCCCTCCGCCGCCGTCGTTTTCACGGCCCGCTTGCTGGATCGCGTGGGGAAAGGGATGCGGGGCGCGCCCCGCGATGCACTGGTAGCCGACCTGGCTCCATCTTCGATGCGCGGCGCGGCATTCGGCCTGCGTCAAGCCCTCGACACGGTCGGGGCGCTCCTTGGCCCGCTGCTGGCGGTCGGCCTGATGCTGCTCTGGGCCAACGACTTCCGAGCCGTGTTTTGGGTCGCTGTCATCCCGGGCATGATCGCTGTCGCTCTGCTCTTGTTCGGCGTGCGCGAACCGGACCGGCACGTCGGCGAAAAACGCACCAATCCGCTTCGCCGCGACAATCTCGGGCGATTGGGCGGAGCTTACTGGTGGGTCGTCGGCATCGGCGCGGTGTTCACCTTGGCGCGATTCAGTGAAGCCTTCCTTGTGCTCCGCGCCCAGCAGCGGGGGATTCCGGTCGCCTACGTCCCGCTGGTGATGGTCGGCATGAACTTGGTCTATTCAGAATCCGCCTATCCCTTCGGCAGGCTTTCGGATCGAATGAACCACGGCGCGTTGCTGTCGTTGGGATTGATCGTCCTGGTCGCGGCTGATCTGGTCCTAGCGACAAACGGTGATTGGCTCACCGTTGCTGTCGGGGTGTCCTTGTGGGGCCTTCATATGGGGATTACCCAGGGGTTGCTGGCGGCCATGGTTGCCGCTGCGGCGCCTGAGGATCTGCGCGGCACGGCCTTTGGTTTTTTCAACCTGGTCAGCGGCATCGCCATGTTGATTGCGAGCGCCATCGCGGGGCTGCTGTGGGACAGCTTCGGCGCCTCCTTCACCTTCTACGCGGGAGCGGTTTTCGCGGCCTTGGCGCTGATGGGGGTTGCCCTCAACGAATGGCGGCAGCGGCCATTTTCCGAAGTGCCCAGATGA
- the lon gene encoding endopeptidase La → MFKRIRQKDDALGAPDTFIMPLLPLRDIVVFPAMVVPLFVGRDKSINAMENAMNTDKRIFLAAQKNAKTDNPREVDIFRMGTLATILQLLRLPDGTVKVLVEGEQRCRIRNFIPSADAFLVQVETVDETLPDNVEIEALRRSIKAAFMSYSKHNKKITQEILDAVSDIEEPSRLADTIAAYMPLKIDAKQKLLETVDPAKRLEKLFGHIRSEIEIIQTEERIKGRVKKQMEKTQREYYLNEQMRAIQKEMGEKDDFKSELEDLEKRIKRKRLSKEAAAKVRHELKKLKLMSPMSAEATVVRNYIDWILSLPWNEKTKDKLDIDQAAAILDEDHYGLEKPKQRILEYLAVQSLVKKIKGPILCFVGPPGVGKTSLARSIARSMNRNFIRLSLGGVRDEAEIRGHRRTYIGAMPGKIIQSLRKAKSNNPVFCLDEIDKMSMDFRGDPAAALLEVLDPEQNFAFNDHYLDLDYDLSSVFFITTANTLHSIPPPLQDRMEIIQMSGYTEFDKLNIARNFLIKKQCEANGISEEHVTFTDENILYIIRHYTKEAGVRNLEREIASICRKVAKEVVRLGPETRIILNEERIQEYLGIPKYRYGRSEEKDEVGLATGLAWTEFGGDILGIETLVLPGKGKIIITGKLGEVMQESAQAALSYVRSRAAFLGIDENFSKDLDIHVHVPEGAIPKDGPSAGITMATSMVSALTRIPVRSQVAMTGEITLRGRVLPIGGLKEKILAAHRSLIKKVLIPKDNAKDLKDIPQKILNEIDIELVDHMDEVLKNALAVEDPESLFRDAPPQSKPLLFGKEEPRGEEIHPH, encoded by the coding sequence ATGTTTAAGAGAATCCGACAGAAAGACGATGCACTCGGCGCACCCGACACCTTCATCATGCCGCTGCTTCCGTTGCGGGACATCGTGGTATTTCCCGCCATGGTGGTGCCGTTGTTCGTGGGGAGGGACAAGTCGATCAACGCGATGGAAAACGCCATGAACACCGACAAGAGGATCTTCCTGGCGGCACAGAAGAACGCGAAGACCGACAACCCCAGAGAAGTGGACATCTTCCGCATGGGTACCCTCGCCACCATCCTGCAACTTCTTCGGCTGCCGGACGGCACCGTGAAGGTTTTGGTGGAAGGTGAACAGCGCTGCCGGATTCGCAATTTCATACCCAGCGCGGACGCCTTTCTGGTGCAGGTGGAAACCGTCGACGAAACCCTGCCCGACAACGTGGAAATCGAAGCCCTGCGGCGAAGCATTAAAGCGGCCTTCATGTCGTATTCGAAGCACAACAAGAAGATCACCCAGGAAATCCTGGACGCCGTCTCCGACATTGAGGAGCCTTCACGTCTCGCGGACACCATCGCCGCCTACATGCCGCTCAAAATCGACGCCAAGCAGAAGCTGCTCGAAACCGTCGACCCGGCCAAGCGGCTGGAAAAGCTTTTCGGTCATATCCGCTCGGAGATCGAAATCATCCAGACCGAGGAACGCATCAAGGGCCGCGTCAAGAAACAGATGGAGAAGACGCAGCGCGAGTACTACCTGAATGAGCAGATGCGGGCCATTCAGAAGGAAATGGGGGAAAAGGACGATTTCAAGTCCGAGCTGGAGGACCTGGAGAAGCGGATCAAGCGCAAGCGGCTCTCCAAGGAAGCGGCGGCCAAGGTCCGCCACGAGCTCAAGAAGCTCAAGCTCATGTCGCCTATGAGCGCCGAGGCGACGGTGGTCCGCAACTACATCGATTGGATCCTGTCGCTCCCGTGGAATGAAAAGACCAAGGACAAGCTCGACATCGACCAGGCGGCGGCCATTCTGGACGAAGACCATTACGGCCTGGAAAAACCCAAGCAGCGGATCCTGGAATACCTGGCGGTGCAATCGCTGGTGAAAAAGATCAAGGGGCCCATCCTTTGCTTCGTGGGGCCTCCGGGCGTGGGAAAAACCTCGCTCGCCCGTTCCATCGCCCGTTCCATGAACCGGAACTTCATCCGGCTTTCGCTCGGAGGCGTTCGGGACGAAGCGGAAATCCGCGGTCACCGGCGGACCTACATCGGCGCCATGCCGGGCAAGATCATCCAGAGCCTCCGCAAGGCAAAAAGCAACAATCCGGTGTTCTGCCTCGATGAAATCGACAAGATGAGTATGGACTTCCGGGGCGACCCGGCCGCGGCGCTCCTGGAAGTGCTGGACCCCGAACAGAATTTCGCCTTCAACGATCACTACCTGGATCTGGACTACGACCTGTCGTCCGTCTTTTTCATCACCACCGCCAACACGCTCCATTCGATCCCGCCTCCGCTCCAGGATCGCATGGAAATCATCCAGATGTCGGGATACACGGAGTTCGACAAGCTGAACATCGCAAGGAACTTCCTGATCAAGAAGCAGTGTGAAGCCAACGGGATCAGTGAAGAACACGTGACCTTCACCGACGAGAACATCCTCTACATCATCCGTCACTACACCAAGGAGGCGGGCGTTCGAAACCTGGAACGCGAAATCGCTTCCATCTGCCGCAAGGTGGCGAAGGAAGTGGTCCGCCTGGGTCCTGAAACCCGGATCATCCTGAACGAGGAACGGATCCAGGAGTATCTCGGCATACCCAAGTACCGTTACGGGCGCAGCGAGGAAAAGGACGAAGTCGGCCTGGCCACCGGCCTCGCCTGGACGGAATTCGGCGGAGATATTCTCGGGATCGAAACCCTGGTTCTTCCCGGCAAGGGGAAGATCATCATCACCGGGAAACTGGGGGAAGTCATGCAGGAATCCGCCCAGGCGGCGTTGAGCTACGTGCGATCGCGGGCGGCGTTTCTGGGAATCGACGAGAACTTCTCCAAGGACCTGGACATCCACGTTCACGTCCCGGAAGGCGCCATTCCCAAGGATGGTCCTTCAGCCGGCATCACCATGGCTACGTCCATGGTTTCGGCCCTTACGCGGATCCCCGTCCGAAGCCAGGTGGCCATGACGGGCGAAATCACCCTGCGGGGCCGCGTGCTTCCCATCGGCGGCCTCAAGGAGAAGATCCTGGCCGCGCACCGGAGCCTTATCAAGAAGGTGCTGATCCCCAAGGACAACGCCAAGGACTTGAAAGACATCCCTCAGAAGATCTTGAACGAAATTGACATCGAACTGGTGGATCACATGGACGAAGTCCTGAAGAACGCCTTGGCCGTGGAAGACCCGGAGAGCTTGTTCCGGGATGCTCCCCCTCAGAGTAAGCCCCTCCTGTTCGGGAAGGAAGAGCCCCGGGGCGAGGAGATTCACCCGCATTAA
- a CDS encoding DedA family protein, whose amino-acid sequence MFHQVVVWLVDTVGQWGYPGIVMLMALESSFFPFPSEVVIPPAAYLAASGKMNIAMVIFCGTLGSLLGAVFNYWIALKFGRPFFEKYGRYLLVSPKSLENADRFFERHGHISTFVGRLLPGIRQYISLPAGLARMNMFIFCAATALGAGIWVLVLAGLGFWFGRNEQLVMQNLRWVTLILATGCSIICFLYWRKWQRRTRRIQRVSG is encoded by the coding sequence ATGTTTCACCAGGTTGTCGTCTGGCTGGTCGATACCGTCGGCCAATGGGGCTATCCGGGCATCGTGATGCTCATGGCCTTGGAGTCTTCGTTTTTTCCGTTTCCCAGCGAGGTGGTGATCCCGCCGGCCGCCTACCTTGCCGCAAGCGGGAAGATGAATATTGCGATGGTCATCTTTTGCGGCACATTGGGCAGCCTGCTGGGGGCTGTGTTCAACTACTGGATCGCCCTGAAGTTCGGAAGACCGTTCTTTGAAAAGTATGGGCGATACCTGCTGGTCAGCCCCAAGTCCCTGGAAAACGCCGACCGCTTTTTTGAACGTCATGGGCATATCAGCACCTTTGTCGGCCGGTTGCTTCCGGGCATCCGCCAGTATATTTCACTTCCGGCGGGGCTGGCCCGCATGAATATGTTCATTTTTTGCGCGGCCACGGCGTTGGGCGCGGGAATATGGGTGTTGGTGCTGGCCGGTTTGGGATTCTGGTTTGGCCGCAACGAGCAACTGGTGATGCAAAACCTGCGCTGGGTTACATTGATTTTGGCAACCGGTTGCAGCATCATTTGTTTTTTGTATTGGCGTAAATGGCAACGACGTACCAGACGGATTCAGAGAGTATCCGGGTAG
- a CDS encoding transposase: protein MPRAARLDTPGILQHVMIRGIERRKIFRNDDDRKDMLNRLATLLPETGTVCYAWAFLDNHAHFLFRSGPRGIAVLMRRLLTGYVIGFNRRHRRCGQLFQNRYKSIICQEDAYLKQLVAYIHLNPLRARLVNDLAQLADYPYCGHAAVLGRWPVCWQDTEYVLRQFSENLKAARRKYQEYVTRNAALGRQPELVSGSVSRKTSGWKEVRQGQHKGLERRMRDSRILGEPGFVHSVLAEARQSLDRGYFLRSQGWDFDRVLARAASVFDVPVTDVLRSGRQRPRALARSLACFWAVRELGLPSAELARRFGMTAAGVNYAVRRGEGLASERKLVLDE from the coding sequence ATGCCACGAGCCGCACGACTGGATACGCCGGGGATCTTGCAGCATGTGATGATTCGGGGCATCGAGCGCCGCAAGATCTTTCGTAACGATGACGACCGTAAAGACATGCTGAATCGGCTGGCCACTTTGCTGCCTGAGACCGGCACGGTCTGCTATGCTTGGGCATTTTTGGACAACCACGCCCATTTCTTGTTTCGCAGCGGACCAAGGGGAATCGCCGTTTTGATGCGACGGCTGCTGACCGGATACGTCATCGGCTTCAACCGCCGGCATCGGCGCTGCGGCCAACTATTTCAAAACCGGTACAAGTCGATCATTTGCCAGGAAGACGCCTATCTGAAACAGCTTGTAGCCTACATCCATTTGAATCCGCTCCGGGCGCGCCTGGTGAACGATCTGGCTCAACTGGCCGATTATCCCTACTGCGGCCACGCAGCGGTGCTGGGGCGCTGGCCGGTTTGTTGGCAGGATACAGAGTATGTGCTTCGCCAGTTTAGTGAAAACCTTAAGGCCGCACGACGAAAATACCAGGAGTACGTCACCCGGAATGCTGCACTGGGCCGTCAACCGGAGCTGGTCTCCGGCAGCGTTTCTCGCAAAACCAGCGGGTGGAAAGAGGTTCGGCAGGGTCAGCACAAGGGTTTGGAGCGACGGATGCGCGACAGCCGCATCCTCGGCGAACCCGGATTCGTCCATTCAGTGCTGGCCGAGGCGAGGCAATCCTTGGACCGGGGTTATTTCCTGCGCAGCCAGGGATGGGATTTTGATCGGGTTCTGGCCCGAGCCGCGTCGGTTTTCGATGTGCCGGTCACAGATGTGCTGCGCAGCGGGCGTCAGCGGCCCCGTGCGCTCGCCCGTAGTCTGGCCTGCTTCTGGGCGGTGCGAGAGCTGGGCTTGCCGTCGGCCGAGTTGGCGCGGCGTTTTGGTATGACGGCCGCTGGAGTCAATTACGCAGTCCGCCGCGGCGAAGGGCTTGCCTCTGAACGGAAGCTGGTGCTGGACGAGTAA
- a CDS encoding lipopolysaccharide biosynthesis protein — MKQVGASQGTLRRIFGGLGLVLGGKAGAGLISLAYLVIATRALGPHDYGVLVLIHGYVTTVCGIVEFPACQAVVRYGAEARRDEATHRLARLLRFGARVELLGGLTAIVIAALCAPLIGPRLGWPETALVFSIPYSLAVLGSVRSTPAGYLQLINRFDLLGLHNLVQPLVRLTGAALAAVARWGLTGFLVAWLLAALAEFAVLWALGLWFAHRHLGRDLRYPEPGNAVADNPGIWRFLLISNADVTLSELAGRAVPLIVGWVLGPTAAGLFSVAQRATVLITQPAQILGDTAYPEMARMVAGGQGGSALRHTLVRVTGIALAASLPIIAIIWLFAPQIVRLIAGPEFAGATGLMVVLVLARALALAGPPATAALTALGRPGWSMSANLTANLLFLPIFPVLLNLQGLNGAGTQAMGQAATVSLLLLILTWKRSAQI, encoded by the coding sequence GTGAAACAGGTTGGGGCGTCGCAGGGGACGCTGCGGCGGATTTTCGGCGGGCTGGGGCTGGTACTGGGGGGCAAGGCCGGGGCGGGGCTGATCAGCCTGGCCTATCTGGTTATCGCCACCCGCGCCCTGGGCCCGCATGATTATGGCGTGCTGGTGCTGATCCATGGTTATGTTACCACGGTCTGCGGCATCGTGGAATTTCCTGCCTGCCAGGCGGTGGTCCGCTATGGGGCGGAGGCGCGGCGTGATGAGGCCACGCACCGGCTGGCCCGCCTGCTGCGGTTCGGAGCCCGGGTGGAACTGCTGGGCGGGCTGACCGCCATCGTGATAGCGGCACTGTGCGCCCCGCTGATCGGTCCACGGCTGGGCTGGCCGGAAACGGCGCTCGTTTTCTCCATTCCTTACAGTCTGGCCGTGCTGGGCTCTGTGCGCTCCACCCCGGCCGGCTATCTGCAATTGATCAACCGATTCGATCTGCTGGGGCTGCATAACCTGGTCCAGCCGCTGGTACGGCTGACCGGCGCTGCTCTGGCGGCCGTGGCCCGCTGGGGGCTGACCGGCTTTCTGGTGGCCTGGTTGCTCGCGGCGCTGGCGGAATTCGCCGTGCTCTGGGCCCTTGGCCTCTGGTTCGCACACCGCCATCTGGGACGGGATTTGCGCTATCCGGAGCCGGGCAATGCGGTAGCGGACAATCCGGGCATCTGGCGCTTCCTGCTTATCAGCAATGCCGATGTGACCTTAAGCGAACTTGCCGGCCGGGCGGTGCCGCTGATTGTCGGCTGGGTGCTGGGGCCGACAGCGGCCGGCCTGTTCTCCGTGGCGCAACGGGCCACCGTGCTGATCACCCAGCCGGCCCAGATTCTGGGTGATACCGCCTATCCGGAAATGGCCCGCATGGTGGCCGGCGGACAGGGCGGCAGCGCCCTGCGCCACACACTGGTGCGCGTCACCGGCATCGCCCTGGCGGCCAGCCTGCCCATCATCGCCATTATCTGGTTATTCGCCCCGCAGATCGTCCGGTTGATCGCCGGGCCGGAATTTGCCGGAGCAACGGGGCTCATGGTGGTGCTGGTACTGGCCCGCGCACTGGCCCTGGCCGGCCCACCCGCCACGGCGGCGCTGACGGCACTGGGACGGCCCGGCTGGTCCATGTCCGCCAACCTGACCGCCAACCTGCTGTTCCTGCCCATCTTCCCGGTACTGCTGAATCTCCAGGGGCTGAATGGGGCTGGCACCCAGGCCATGGGACAGGCCGCCACCGTCAGCCTTCTGCTGTTGATCCTAACCTGGAAGCGGAGTGCGCAGATATGA
- a CDS encoding PepSY domain-containing protein has product MKGKWIAVIGSGALAIGFAVAGASFADTDGTEVKNGTIRIEKQSEAEFPSMAKISMDQAVQKALASVQGQILKTELEDENGFLVYGIKVVSADKSVVDVKVDAGTGKVLAMEKDKADDEDRESGEDNDQDRED; this is encoded by the coding sequence ATGAAAGGCAAATGGATTGCGGTCATTGGAAGCGGAGCTTTGGCCATCGGTTTTGCCGTCGCCGGCGCAAGTTTCGCCGATACGGACGGTACCGAAGTCAAGAATGGCACCATCCGGATCGAAAAGCAGTCCGAGGCGGAGTTCCCCTCGATGGCCAAGATCTCGATGGATCAGGCCGTTCAGAAAGCCTTGGCCTCGGTCCAGGGCCAAATCTTGAAGACGGAACTGGAGGATGAAAACGGCTTTCTGGTGTATGGGATCAAGGTGGTGTCCGCCGACAAGTCCGTCGTGGATGTGAAGGTGGATGCCGGTACCGGGAAGGTGCTGGCCATGGAAAAGGACAAAGCGGACGACGAGGATCGCGAATCCGGCGAAGACAATGACCAGGACCGTGAGGATTAA
- a CDS encoding PepSY domain-containing protein yields the protein MKKRLCALIGVGVLFAGIAATGMTYADENDQVIRDGTIPVRVAEADFPSLARVTLDEAIQQALVAVPGQVLGVQLEEENGFLVYEVEVVNADRAVVDVEVDAGSGEVLAIDQDNDEDEADSEEHRDAGDEVGQERED from the coding sequence ATGAAGAAAAGATTGTGTGCGCTCATCGGCGTCGGTGTTCTGTTTGCCGGTATTGCCGCCACCGGGATGACTTACGCGGATGAGAACGACCAGGTGATCCGCGATGGCACCATTCCCGTCAGAGTGGCTGAAGCCGATTTTCCTTCACTTGCAAGGGTCACACTGGACGAGGCCATTCAACAAGCCCTGGTCGCGGTACCGGGCCAGGTCCTGGGAGTGCAGCTCGAGGAGGAAAACGGTTTCCTGGTTTATGAGGTCGAGGTGGTGAATGCCGACCGGGCCGTCGTGGATGTAGAGGTGGATGCCGGCTCGGGGGAGGTACTGGCCATCGACCAGGATAATGACGAGGATGAGGCGGATAGCGAAGAACATCGCGATGCCGGCGATGAGGTCGGGCAGGAGCGTGAAGATTAA